In one window of Deltaproteobacteria bacterium DNA:
- a CDS encoding GIY-YIG nuclease family protein gives MDKQFCVYILASKRNGTLYIGVTSELATRVWQHKSKVVEGFS, from the coding sequence ATGGACAAGCAGTTCTGCGTTTACATCCTGGCCAGCAAACGGAACGGCACGCTGTACATTGGGGTGACCTCAGAGCTGGCAACGCGGGTGTGGCAGCATAAGAGCAAGGTAGTGGAGGGTTTTTCGG